CGGCAGCGGCCAGCTGGGCGAACAGGTATTCGTTGGCCAGTTCGCGGAACAGCTCCGGCGCGGGCAGATGGGTCAGGGGCTGCATGCTTCCGCGCGGAAAGCGCTTGGCATCGAGCGGCAGCATGGATTCCTGCTTGAGGTTCACGCGCGTGCCGTCCAGCGTGGCGTGGACGATGCTGGCGCCGCCGATGCGACCGGCCGCCAGCGCATCGATCAAGGCACTGCCGATGCGGTTCGCCAGGGCAGCCGCGCTGCCGGCCTGGGCGATCATCGGCGCCGTCCACAGCGGTTCACTTCCGCGTGCGCGCAGCAGGCGCGCGCCGCGCCCGCCGATCACGAAGGACAGCGCGCCCGCGTCGAGCATGGGCGCCGCGGCATCGCAGATGCGGTCGTTGAACGCCCCGGCGAAGCCCTGCTCGGTGCAGAACATCACGCAGGCCTGCGGCAGATGGGAATCGCTTGTGGGCACTGAATCGCCCGGCGGCAACAGGCCCAGGGCCTGCGAAATCGCATCGGCCACGATCTCGGCGTAGGCACGAATGCCGGCCAGCTGGTGCCGGCTCTGCTGCGCACGGGCGGCGGCGATGCCGCGCATGGCACCCACCACGCTGGAGAGTTGCTGCACGCTGCCGATCCGTTCGGCCAGTCGCGGGTCCTGCCCGCTCATGGGGCCGCGCCCAGCAGTGGCTTGAGCGCTTCGATGCTTTGCTTGAGCAGTGCCTCCGGCAGGGCATCGCCGGCTGCGACGGCGTCGGCGAAGCCCTGCCCCGCTCCGGCCAGCCAGTCCGGCAGGCGTGCGCGCAGTCTGGCGACCGCTTCCGGCGGCAAGGCATCGAAGGCGCCGCTGTGCAGCAGGTGCAGTTGCGCCAGTTGCACGGCCGGCGTTTGCGGTGCGTATTGCGGCTGCGTCAGCAGCGCGCGAATGCGCCGGCCGCGCGCAAGCCGTGCCTGCACGCGCGGCTCCAAGGTGGTTCCGAAACGCGTGAACATCTCCAGTTCCAGGAACTGGGCGTAGTCCAGGCGCAGCGAGCCGACGGCCTGGCGCATCGCGGCGCTCTGGGTCTTGCCGCCGATGCGGCTGACCGACAGCCCGGTGTCGATCGCCGGTTTGTGGTTGGCGTCGAACAGCTTGCGGTCGAGCACGATCTGACCGTCGGTGATCGAGATCAGATTGGTCGGGATGTAGGCGGACAGGTTGCCGGCCTGCGTTTCGGCGATCGGCAAGGCGGTGAGCGAGCCGCCGCCGCGCTCGGGCGAGAGCTTGGCGGCGCGTTCGAGCAGGCGGGCATGCACGTAGAAGACATCGCCGGGGTAGGCTTCGCGGCCCGGCGGCTGGCGCGTCAGCAGCGCCAGTTCGCGGTGCGTGGCGGCGTGCTTGCTGAGATCGTCGATCACCACCAGCGCATGCGCGCCGCGATCGCGGAAGTAT
The genomic region above belongs to Gammaproteobacteria bacterium and contains:
- a CDS encoding F0F1 ATP synthase subunit gamma, yielding MSGQDPRLAERIGSVQQLSSVVGAMRGIAAARAQQSRHQLAGIRAYAEIVADAISQALGLLPPGDSVPTSDSHLPQACVMFCTEQGFAGAFNDRICDAAAPMLDAGALSFVIGGRGARLLRARGSEPLWTAPMIAQAGSAAALANRIGSALIDALAAGRIGGASIVHATLDGTRVNLKQESMLPLDAKRFPRGSMQPLTHLPAPELFRELANEYLFAQLAAAVLESHAAENSARMQAMAAAQDNIAHRLEGLRLDQQIQRQDTITDELIELAASVL
- a CDS encoding F0F1 ATP synthase subunit alpha: MTLSEALGGWLPQARQRAAAAPLGGHTETYGRVESIADGVAIVSGLPQARLDERLSFDGGASGYVLNLEVDHLACVLLDGAESLGAGLRVRGTGEIIRAPVGDSLLGRVIDPLGRPLDGGAPIEPADWLPVERPAPAIFERDLVTQVAHTGIVAIDSLFALGRGQRELIIGDAATGKTAIATDTIINQKHSDMICVYVAVGQTSASTARVIEAIRAHGAPQRCIIVAAAASSAPGLQWIAPFAGFTMAEYFRDRGAHALVVIDDLSKHAATHRELALLTRQPPGREAYPGDVFYVHARLLERAAKLSPERGGGSLTALPIAETQAGNLSAYIPTNLISITDGQIVLDRKLFDANHKPAIDTGLSVSRIGGKTQSAAMRQAVGSLRLDYAQFLELEMFTRFGTTLEPRVQARLARGRRIRALLTQPQYAPQTPAVQLAQLHLLHSGAFDALPPEAVARLRARLPDWLAGAGQGFADAVAAGDALPEALLKQSIEALKPLLGAAP